In Actinoplanes derwentensis, the following proteins share a genomic window:
- a CDS encoding beta-propeller fold lactonase family protein — MQSMSGRRLAVVISVEQHDDPVLRRFAVPSADVPAFVDVLGEQALGGFEVEFLRDPGAREAWGRVKSLFEGRDQDDCVLLYFRGVMLTGPGGGLYLAAADTVMGRPADTALDVSQAASLMQRSRAGQAVVILDGRTGGPVDAGHHFRAARSAEWQSRVVIASTARPEPPTFAGLIADGVTSGAADRDRDGWIGISELYDHLRERDPSARQWVFGSGRQPWLSRIRRPGSDQMASIAQLAVAAAGTDLSRAVEARSALHGLSTGEGRVAAAATAALRRTSVRLAEPALDFGRVAPGTRQLAAVVAVQGPPLSAASAVTSSTEGLHARLEGGTLRVSWFPTVGRLNGAVTLDGPAGTARLTVTGEVSEDFDVVTGGWIPSNGTGAQAQALPPGPGGSPTARPEAATPGTAQPWPTPVSGVGSGASLGPGSVTGPTSSPATGTQPWSTPEPAWHGPDSPAPSHSPAWSGDAGRASPPGGGQAWPGETVAAWPGEMPGPAEAWPGETGAWSSEAVGAPGWQDAARQTPPPIPDGPDQVPVAEGSRQLLDPDLSGTTGAPRFDPHAPTSGSAAPSRFDRDDAPTPGSGTRPGTPYGSPAVPGTPADAPSASTSPWAPISGPPATPSYRPTGLQPGVSRPTGLQPGSVQPHRPTSSQPGGIRPASSPLESRTPTAAGNSDDELLTAPKATVRGTFPLAGTAGTGHRGDPLAERTNDAPAERTNETLAGHPGESAVGTDSASDSVSRPDETVGPDSTATPVVVGDPPEAEAPGNNTGSETAARANDTGEPKADTGPHTPSGAISGNGSGPDGPMAEPSTRGVSETMFGTSPWPGSESQQSTDDSRSAAVSERTDTSAPDLSGSGDEPADEPEASDSNNIRQPQDEASSDTGQPTDTASRNSGADGPSLTEPGSEERSREHVVDAGTSGSLQSSASDQGDVRRDTGSAAGGFVGSWSTSWGKTDPAGAWPAAGRKPGQSPEQSAVSESSAAIPATERGTISESTETSSPEPTAPNTDAAEAGTSERGTSEGDADRVGRREAVDGGIAGGFAGDGGHSPAGPWPGGGSWPDRPAGATGTAGATEATGNGVAIPAQRRPAEDDRPSGGSASAEQDGAGQGWFAGTRAGSPVNADAASDTEAGDGSRSSTTPVEPVSGTDEEPAIWATPDADDRAGAETSRTASGSAAGVSPGDGPGEATAGTGTEPRIAEDAAESGTGVEAGPGIQRGGVAGPWGSLPPRAETGTGAGAGAGAGAGAGNHGRSADSWPDSDATMAWAEERAPSSGVPWPGSTSEAGQPGQPAHSGQPAGDPEAARQWPGDRGGSGQWPGDPEAARQRPGGRGSAGEGHGKDQADGGGSAGGWPTSPVAPWPSSPAGAWPATDSWAQGPGGATHPQGDDVPEQPGGGYPRGREDHEAATGRFGGNFAAGPADGPTGAGGFGAGIAGSGFPAAPSETGYPRGSHGADAGGYSVGAGVGPYPQGVEEKRKPGRRRIAVVAGVVVVLLLIAGGAFAGVRFARDRAETAAAPGDPAPTVTATEDEQPAGEEPTAPATDPAGTQSPVASLAKPVVLEQIKLGREPEGVAVSPDNRTLYVADQGSKDVHFVDVRSQKSSAIKVPNTPRFLALSADGKRLYVSLFEDNFTGNGMAVIDTVNRSLVKTIRTGPRPFEPAVAPDGKVWVPIHNGARVEIYDDQSLTEAARISVPPNPHWIVFTPDGKTAFTANHESSQLSVVNVADRLVLKNFKVGKSPHALAVTPDGAQLVVTNYDLDTVEVYDSGDQRLVHKIKVGKEPQAVMISSDGKHAYIVNEGSDSLSVIDLGTGKVVSTVDVGDSPRVNALSPDGLRLYVTDGRGKTVTVLRTTKE; from the coding sequence ATGCAATCGATGAGCGGGCGACGACTGGCAGTGGTCATTAGCGTCGAGCAGCACGACGACCCCGTGTTGCGCAGGTTCGCGGTGCCGTCGGCTGATGTTCCGGCGTTCGTGGACGTGCTCGGGGAGCAAGCGCTCGGCGGGTTCGAGGTGGAGTTCCTGCGAGATCCCGGGGCGCGGGAGGCGTGGGGCCGGGTCAAGTCCCTGTTCGAGGGGCGTGACCAGGACGATTGTGTGCTGCTCTACTTCCGGGGTGTGATGCTGACCGGGCCGGGTGGCGGGCTGTATCTGGCCGCCGCCGACACCGTCATGGGCCGCCCCGCGGACACCGCGCTCGACGTGTCCCAGGCCGCGTCGCTGATGCAGCGCAGCCGCGCCGGGCAGGCCGTGGTGATCCTCGACGGCCGGACCGGCGGTCCCGTCGACGCCGGTCACCATTTCCGGGCCGCCCGCTCCGCCGAGTGGCAGAGCCGTGTCGTGATCGCCTCGACCGCCCGGCCCGAGCCCCCCACTTTCGCCGGGCTGATCGCCGACGGCGTCACCAGCGGCGCCGCCGACCGTGACCGCGACGGCTGGATCGGCATCAGTGAACTCTACGACCACCTGCGCGAACGCGACCCCAGCGCCCGGCAGTGGGTGTTCGGCTCCGGCCGGCAGCCGTGGCTCTCCCGGATCCGGCGCCCCGGCAGCGACCAGATGGCGTCGATCGCCCAACTGGCCGTCGCCGCCGCCGGCACCGACCTGTCCCGCGCTGTCGAAGCCCGCTCCGCCCTGCACGGCCTGTCCACCGGCGAGGGCCGGGTGGCAGCCGCCGCGACCGCCGCGTTGCGCCGCACTTCGGTCCGCCTGGCCGAACCCGCCCTCGACTTCGGCCGGGTCGCCCCCGGCACCCGCCAGCTGGCCGCGGTCGTCGCCGTGCAGGGCCCCCCGCTGTCCGCGGCGTCAGCAGTGACCAGCTCGACGGAGGGCTTGCACGCCCGCCTCGAAGGCGGCACGCTGCGGGTCTCCTGGTTCCCCACGGTGGGCCGTTTGAACGGCGCCGTCACCTTGGACGGCCCAGCCGGCACCGCACGCCTCACCGTCACCGGCGAGGTCTCGGAGGACTTCGACGTAGTCACCGGCGGCTGGATCCCGTCCAACGGCACCGGCGCTCAGGCTCAAGCCCTCCCACCCGGCCCCGGCGGTTCACCCACGGCCCGCCCCGAGGCGGCCACACCCGGAACAGCACAGCCATGGCCCACCCCAGTCTCTGGCGTCGGCTCTGGCGCTAGCCTCGGCCCCGGCTCGGTCACCGGCCCCACTTCTTCACCGGCCACCGGAACGCAGCCCTGGTCCACCCCCGAACCGGCATGGCACGGCCCTGACAGCCCGGCCCCGTCGCACAGTCCAGCATGGTCCGGCGATGCCGGGCGAGCCTCACCACCGGGCGGTGGGCAGGCCTGGCCGGGTGAGACCGTCGCGGCGTGGCCCGGGGAGATGCCGGGACCAGCCGAGGCCTGGCCCGGGGAGACCGGCGCATGGTCCAGCGAGGCCGTCGGCGCCCCCGGCTGGCAGGACGCGGCCCGGCAGACACCACCGCCGATCCCCGACGGCCCGGACCAAGTCCCGGTCGCAGAAGGCAGCAGGCAACTACTTGACCCCGACCTTTCCGGTACGACCGGAGCACCCCGATTCGATCCGCACGCACCGACCAGCGGATCCGCTGCCCCGAGCCGGTTCGATCGGGATGACGCTCCCACGCCCGGATCAGGCACTCGGCCAGGCACTCCCTACGGCAGTCCCGCTGTTCCGGGAACACCAGCCGACGCCCCGTCCGCGAGCACTTCCCCATGGGCACCCATCAGCGGCCCACCGGCCACTCCCTCATACCGGCCCACGGGGCTCCAGCCGGGAGTCAGCCGACCCACAGGGCTCCAGCCGGGAAGCGTTCAGCCACATCGGCCCACCAGTAGTCAGCCCGGAGGCATCCGCCCCGCCAGCAGCCCGCTGGAAAGCAGAACACCGACTGCAGCCGGGAACTCCGATGACGAGCTACTCACCGCGCCGAAGGCCACAGTCCGGGGGACGTTTCCGCTCGCCGGAACAGCCGGCACCGGCCACCGCGGCGATCCTCTCGCCGAACGCACGAACGATGCTCCCGCTGAACGCACGAACGAGACTCTCGCTGGCCACCCGGGCGAATCTGCCGTTGGTACCGACTCGGCGAGCGACTCTGTCTCCAGGCCCGATGAGACGGTTGGCCCAGATTCCACCGCCACGCCGGTCGTAGTCGGTGATCCCCCTGAGGCGGAGGCCCCGGGGAACAACACGGGTTCGGAGACTGCGGCCAGGGCAAACGACACCGGGGAACCAAAAGCCGACACCGGTCCGCACACTCCGAGCGGCGCGATTTCAGGCAATGGTTCGGGGCCTGACGGTCCTATGGCGGAACCGTCCACCCGTGGCGTTTCCGAGACCATGTTCGGGACCAGTCCCTGGCCCGGCTCCGAGTCTCAGCAATCCACCGATGATTCGCGCAGCGCGGCTGTCTCCGAACGAACGGACACCTCCGCCCCGGACCTCAGCGGTTCGGGTGACGAACCGGCCGATGAGCCGGAGGCCTCGGATTCGAACAACATCCGGCAGCCGCAGGATGAGGCTTCGAGCGACACCGGGCAGCCGACGGACACCGCTTCCAGAAACAGCGGGGCGGACGGGCCGAGTCTGACGGAGCCGGGCAGTGAAGAACGTTCCCGGGAACATGTGGTCGATGCCGGGACCTCTGGATCGCTGCAGAGTTCGGCATCGGATCAGGGTGACGTCAGACGGGACACCGGATCGGCTGCGGGAGGCTTCGTCGGCTCGTGGTCCACAAGCTGGGGAAAGACCGACCCGGCCGGAGCATGGCCGGCGGCTGGCCGGAAGCCGGGCCAGTCTCCGGAACAGTCGGCTGTCTCTGAGTCGTCGGCCGCCATACCCGCCACCGAACGCGGCACGATCTCCGAATCCACCGAGACCAGCAGCCCTGAGCCCACCGCGCCCAATACCGACGCGGCCGAGGCCGGCACGTCTGAACGCGGCACGTCTGAAGGCGATGCGGACAGGGTCGGGCGTCGTGAAGCAGTGGATGGCGGCATAGCGGGAGGCTTCGCTGGAGATGGCGGGCATAGCCCGGCCGGGCCGTGGCCCGGCGGCGGATCGTGGCCTGACCGTCCAGCCGGAGCAACCGGAACGGCTGGAGCAACCGAAGCAACCGGGAATGGTGTGGCCATTCCGGCTCAGCGACGGCCCGCGGAGGATGACCGGCCGTCTGGTGGCAGCGCGTCGGCGGAACAGGACGGAGCAGGTCAGGGCTGGTTCGCGGGGACGAGAGCCGGCTCGCCGGTGAATGCCGACGCGGCCAGTGACACGGAAGCAGGCGACGGTTCGCGGTCGAGTACCACTCCGGTGGAACCGGTATCTGGAACAGATGAGGAACCCGCGATTTGGGCCACTCCGGATGCCGACGATCGGGCTGGGGCTGAGACCTCGAGGACGGCTTCCGGAAGCGCGGCAGGAGTCTCGCCTGGAGACGGACCGGGGGAGGCTACTGCCGGAACCGGAACCGAACCAAGGATCGCGGAAGACGCCGCCGAGAGCGGAACGGGTGTGGAGGCTGGGCCCGGTATCCAGCGTGGCGGGGTGGCTGGACCGTGGGGATCACTGCCTCCGCGAGCGGAGACCGGAACAGGGGCAGGGGCAGGGGCAGGGGCAGGGGCAGGGGCAGGCAACCATGGTCGGTCAGCGGATAGCTGGCCGGATTCGGATGCCACCATGGCCTGGGCCGAGGAGCGGGCTCCTTCATCCGGTGTGCCATGGCCGGGCTCGACTTCGGAAGCCGGCCAGCCAGGACAACCGGCGCACTCGGGGCAACCGGCCGGCGATCCGGAGGCCGCTCGGCAATGGCCCGGCGACCGGGGCGGAAGCGGACAGTGGCCCGGCGATCCGGAGGCCGCCCGGCAACGGCCCGGCGGCCGTGGCAGTGCCGGGGAAGGGCACGGCAAAGACCAGGCGGATGGCGGCGGTTCGGCTGGAGGTTGGCCTACCTCGCCGGTGGCGCCTTGGCCGAGTTCTCCGGCGGGGGCCTGGCCGGCTACGGATTCGTGGGCTCAGGGACCGGGGGGTGCTACTCATCCGCAGGGCGACGATGTTCCGGAACAGCCGGGAGGTGGCTATCCCCGAGGCCGCGAAGACCACGAGGCTGCCACCGGCCGGTTCGGTGGGAACTTCGCTGCGGGTCCGGCTGATGGTCCTACCGGGGCCGGCGGATTCGGGGCGGGAATAGCGGGAAGCGGCTTCCCGGCAGCACCCAGCGAAACCGGCTATCCCCGCGGATCACATGGCGCCGATGCCGGTGGGTATTCCGTGGGGGCGGGCGTGGGTCCGTACCCGCAAGGGGTTGAGGAGAAGCGGAAACCGGGACGGCGGCGCATTGCTGTTGTCGCGGGGGTGGTGGTGGTTCTTCTGCTGATTGCCGGTGGGGCGTTTGCGGGGGTGCGGTTCGCGCGGGATCGGGCGGAGACAGCGGCTGCTCCGGGGGATCCGGCGCCCACGGTGACCGCGACTGAGGACGAGCAGCCCGCCGGGGAGGAACCGACTGCTCCGGCGACGGATCCGGCGGGGACTCAGTCGCCGGTGGCCAGTCTGGCGAAACCGGTGGTGCTGGAGCAGATCAAGCTCGGCCGGGAGCCGGAGGGTGTGGCGGTGTCGCCGGACAACCGGACGCTCTATGTGGCTGATCAGGGTTCCAAGGACGTGCATTTCGTGGATGTCCGGTCGCAGAAGAGCAGTGCCATCAAGGTGCCGAACACGCCGCGATTCCTGGCTTTGTCGGCGGACGGGAAGCGGCTTTATGTGTCGCTGTTCGAGGACAACTTCACCGGTAACGGGATGGCGGTCATCGATACCGTGAACCGGTCTCTGGTGAAGACGATCCGGACTGGACCGCGGCCGTTCGAGCCCGCGGTGGCGCCGGACGGCAAGGTGTGGGTGCCGATTCACAACGGGGCCCGGGTGGAGATCTATGACGATCAGTCGCTGACGGAGGCGGCGCGGATCTCGGTGCCGCCGAACCCGCATTGGATCGTGTTCACCCCGGACGGGAAGACTGCTTTCACCGCCAATCACGAGTCGAGTCAGCTGTCGGTGGTGAACGTGGCGGACCGGTTGGTGCTGAAGAACTTCAAGGTCGGTAAGTCGCCGCACGCGCTGGCGGTGACGCCGGACGGCGCGCAACTGGTGGTGACGAACTACGACCTGGACACGGTGGAGGTGTACGACTCCGGTGATCAGCGCCTGGTCCACAAGATCAAGGTGGGTAAGGAACCGCAGGCGGTGATGATCTCCTCGGACGGGAAGCACGCCTACATCGTGAACGAGGGTTCGGACAGCCTGTCGGTGATCGATCTGGGCACCGGCAAGGTGGTGTCGACGGTCGACGTGGGCGACAGTCCGCGGGTGAACGCGCTGTCACCGGACGGTCTGCGACTCTATGTGACGGACGGACGGGGCAAGACGGTTACCGTTCTGCGAACGACCAAAGAGTGA
- a CDS encoding transaminase translates to MSTDSGVSRGLLSTLSGRELATYADRHRGSRAAYTRADHLFGRVPMTWMNKAAGHFPIYLDTARGNRITDVDGNEFIDFALGDTGAMAGHSPGPVVEAVTRRMADLGGLSTMLPTEDATVAAAELARRFGVPKWSFALTATDANRWAIRLLRAVTGRSKILVNSYCYHGSVDESLIVVGQDGRGVSREGNVGAPVDVTMTSRVAEFNDLAGLERELAHGDVAAVLMEPALTNIGIVLPDDGHLAGVRALTRKYGTYLINDETHTFSAGPGGATAFWGLDPDVVTIGKAIGGGVPVGAYGLADDLAEALAGRGDLDLIDMGGVGGTLAGNPVSMAATRATLTEVLTAEAFDTMIATASAFADGLIKIISGYGLPWSVSRLGARVEYRFTSPAPRNGTASAAGADAELEDFLHLYLANRGVLLTPFHNMALMCPQTTLADVNRHHEIFDAALTELTS, encoded by the coding sequence ATGTCGACGGATTCCGGGGTTTCTCGCGGTCTTCTCAGCACGTTGTCGGGGCGGGAGCTGGCCACCTACGCCGACCGTCATCGCGGTTCGCGGGCGGCCTACACGCGGGCGGATCACCTGTTCGGCCGGGTTCCGATGACCTGGATGAACAAGGCGGCCGGGCATTTCCCGATCTACCTGGACACCGCGCGCGGGAACCGGATCACCGACGTCGACGGCAACGAGTTCATCGACTTCGCCCTGGGTGACACCGGTGCGATGGCGGGGCACTCCCCCGGCCCGGTGGTCGAGGCCGTCACGCGGCGGATGGCGGATCTGGGCGGGCTCAGCACGATGCTGCCGACCGAGGACGCGACGGTCGCCGCTGCCGAACTGGCGCGTCGTTTCGGCGTACCGAAGTGGAGTTTCGCCCTGACCGCGACCGACGCCAACCGGTGGGCGATCCGCCTGCTCCGGGCTGTCACCGGGCGTTCGAAGATTCTGGTCAACAGCTACTGCTATCACGGTTCGGTCGACGAGTCGCTGATCGTTGTCGGTCAGGACGGGCGCGGGGTGAGCCGGGAGGGCAACGTCGGCGCGCCGGTCGACGTGACGATGACGAGCCGGGTCGCCGAGTTCAACGACCTGGCCGGGCTGGAGCGGGAGCTCGCGCACGGTGACGTGGCGGCGGTGCTGATGGAACCGGCCCTGACGAACATCGGCATCGTGCTGCCCGACGACGGTCATCTGGCCGGGGTGCGGGCGCTGACCAGGAAGTACGGCACCTATCTGATCAACGACGAGACGCACACGTTCTCGGCCGGGCCGGGTGGGGCGACCGCGTTCTGGGGACTGGATCCGGACGTAGTCACGATCGGTAAGGCCATCGGTGGCGGGGTGCCGGTCGGTGCGTACGGTCTCGCCGACGACCTGGCCGAAGCGCTCGCCGGGCGCGGTGACCTGGACCTGATCGACATGGGTGGGGTCGGCGGCACCCTGGCCGGCAATCCGGTGTCGATGGCCGCGACCCGCGCGACGCTGACCGAGGTCCTCACCGCCGAGGCGTTCGACACGATGATCGCGACGGCTTCGGCATTCGCCGACGGACTGATCAAAATCATCAGCGGGTACGGGTTACCGTGGTCCGTCAGCCGCCTCGGCGCCCGGGTCGAGTACCGGTTCACCAGTCCCGCCCCGCGCAACGGCACCGCCTCGGCGGCCGGAGCGGACGCCGAGCTGGAGGATTTCCTGCACCTCTACCTGGCGAATCGGGGTGTGCTGCTGACGCCGTTCCACAACATGGCGCTGATGTGCCCGCAGACCACTCTCGCCGACGTGAACCGCCACCACGAGATCTTCGACGCGGCTTTGACGGAGCTGACGAGCTGA
- a CDS encoding MurR/RpiR family transcriptional regulator, whose product MTSPSERFDRHVQRRSAQVLKQRVLEQQRAEFEKALAWAAEHDAIEQAAALIVSARRRFLLGYGKSLAYASMLATDLSAGLSGVHLVGDGSLRALDVLSDVRQGDLLVAVSMSRYRRETVEVAEAYVCNEGQLVLITDADDAPLAAVATTSIVIGADSASFANSPTSVALALHLLATLTIASSKGAGRRLRDRDALAAGLGLYVETT is encoded by the coding sequence GTGACCAGCCCGTCCGAACGGTTCGACCGGCACGTGCAGCGGCGGTCCGCGCAGGTGCTCAAGCAGCGTGTTCTGGAACAACAGCGTGCCGAGTTCGAGAAAGCCCTGGCCTGGGCGGCCGAACACGACGCGATCGAGCAGGCCGCCGCCCTGATCGTGTCGGCCCGGCGCCGTTTCCTGCTCGGTTACGGCAAGTCGCTGGCGTACGCGTCGATGCTCGCCACCGACCTCAGCGCCGGGCTGTCCGGCGTGCACCTGGTCGGCGACGGCTCACTGCGGGCCCTGGACGTGCTCAGCGACGTCCGTCAGGGTGACCTGCTCGTGGCCGTGTCGATGTCACGCTACCGCCGGGAGACCGTCGAGGTCGCCGAGGCGTACGTGTGCAACGAGGGCCAGCTCGTCCTGATCACCGACGCCGACGACGCACCCCTGGCCGCAGTCGCCACCACCAGCATCGTGATCGGCGCCGACAGCGCCTCCTTCGCGAACTCGCCCACCTCGGTCGCGCTCGCCCTGCACCTGCTCGCCACCCTGACCATCGCCAGCTCGAAAGGCGCCGGCCGCCGGCTGCGCGACCGGGACGCTCTCGCGGCCGGCCTGGGACTCTACGTGGAGACCACATGA
- the menC gene encoding o-succinylbenzoate synthase, which yields MIERVELRRVRLPLVHRFQTSSHAKRELEHILVTLIDTDGATGWGEIASPSGPFYCAETVESCWAVARDHLAPMILKAAWEHPSELPVVRGNYFARAGFDMAAWDLWARVRGVPLATALGGERVKVEAGVSLGIEPTIDDLLEQVGLRVAEGYRRVKLKIAPGWDVEPVTAVRERYPDLLLHVDANGAYPSGEMSVFGELDQRGLSMIEQPYAPRDLLAHAALQDRITTPICLDESIEEVGDLATALHLGAARIVNLKVSRMGGLTSALQAHDLAVRHGIPLWCGGMHEFGVGRAANVALSSLPGFTLPSDVSGSAKYYARDVTTEPIVCHGGLVDVPTKPGLGFDVDLDFVTAHTTRAQNFS from the coding sequence ATGATCGAGCGGGTGGAACTGCGACGGGTCCGGCTGCCGCTCGTGCACCGCTTCCAGACCAGCTCGCACGCGAAGCGGGAGCTGGAACACATCCTGGTGACCCTGATCGACACCGACGGCGCCACCGGGTGGGGTGAGATCGCGTCGCCGAGCGGGCCGTTCTACTGCGCCGAGACGGTGGAGAGCTGCTGGGCGGTGGCCCGGGACCATCTCGCGCCGATGATCCTGAAGGCCGCCTGGGAGCATCCGTCCGAGCTGCCGGTGGTGCGCGGGAACTACTTCGCCCGCGCCGGGTTCGACATGGCCGCCTGGGATCTGTGGGCGCGGGTGCGGGGCGTACCGCTGGCGACCGCCCTCGGGGGAGAGCGGGTGAAGGTCGAAGCCGGCGTGTCACTGGGGATCGAGCCGACCATCGACGACCTGCTGGAACAGGTCGGGCTGCGGGTGGCCGAGGGCTATCGGCGGGTCAAACTCAAGATCGCTCCCGGCTGGGACGTGGAACCGGTCACGGCAGTGCGAGAGAGATATCCGGACCTGCTGCTCCACGTCGACGCCAACGGCGCTTACCCCTCGGGCGAGATGTCGGTGTTCGGCGAACTGGATCAGCGGGGACTGTCGATGATCGAACAGCCTTACGCACCTCGCGACCTGCTCGCCCACGCCGCACTGCAGGACCGGATCACCACCCCGATCTGCCTCGACGAGTCGATCGAGGAGGTCGGCGACCTGGCCACCGCACTGCACCTGGGCGCGGCCCGGATCGTGAACCTCAAGGTCTCCCGGATGGGCGGTCTCACCAGCGCGCTGCAAGCCCACGACCTGGCGGTCCGGCACGGCATCCCGCTCTGGTGCGGTGGCATGCACGAGTTCGGTGTCGGCCGGGCCGCCAACGTGGCCCTCAGTTCGCTGCCCGGATTCACGTTGCCGTCCGACGTCTCCGGTTCGGCCAAGTACTACGCCCGCGACGTGACCACCGAGCCGATCGTCTGCCACGGCGGCCTGGTGGACGTACCCACCAAGCCTGGTCTGGGTTTTGATGTCGACCTGGATTTTGTGACCGCGCACACGACCCGCGCCCAGAACTTCTCATGA
- a CDS encoding GGDEF domain-containing protein → MSRLGAFTLLLGIGLAATLISVHAEAEMVGTQTQVALTLFALDVTAMAAAVVAWRHPAARRGWGIMAVAFALLATSGLLRQVFPAEDYPFPSPADVALLAFVPVAVFGLSRLTWRSWLLTAAALATVGGEVYLSVRQSPGGDLVDSCLLVAHFLLALAPLAQLRDAAADRFDIPEPGTDPLTGLFDRRGLHTGLSVALARNARGPKTVAVVLTDLDGSEYGDELRRAYGRMLRANVLGTDLVARISGDMFAIVLQDINDPAQADAVVTRIRDAMREPVLIGDLMVQPRAGFGVAVAEPGETDADTLLHRAGLALSENRVSDRTPPAPR, encoded by the coding sequence ATGTCCCGACTCGGAGCATTCACGCTGTTGCTGGGGATCGGCCTGGCCGCGACCCTGATCTCGGTGCACGCCGAGGCGGAGATGGTCGGCACACAGACACAGGTGGCGCTGACCCTCTTCGCCCTGGACGTGACCGCGATGGCCGCGGCCGTCGTCGCCTGGCGGCATCCGGCGGCCCGCCGCGGCTGGGGGATCATGGCGGTGGCGTTCGCGCTGCTCGCCACCTCCGGGCTGCTGCGGCAGGTCTTCCCGGCCGAGGACTACCCGTTCCCGTCACCGGCCGACGTGGCGCTGCTGGCCTTCGTCCCGGTCGCGGTGTTCGGCCTGTCCCGGCTGACCTGGCGGTCCTGGCTGCTGACCGCGGCCGCGCTGGCCACCGTCGGCGGCGAGGTCTACCTGAGCGTCCGGCAGAGCCCCGGCGGTGATCTGGTGGACTCCTGCCTGCTGGTCGCCCACTTCCTGCTCGCCCTCGCGCCGCTGGCCCAGCTCCGGGACGCCGCGGCCGACCGGTTCGACATCCCCGAACCGGGCACCGACCCGCTGACCGGGCTGTTCGACCGGCGGGGCCTGCACACCGGGCTGTCCGTGGCACTGGCCCGCAACGCCCGCGGCCCGAAGACGGTCGCCGTGGTGCTGACCGATCTGGACGGTTCCGAGTACGGCGACGAGCTGCGCCGGGCCTATGGCCGGATGTTGCGGGCCAACGTCCTCGGCACCGACCTGGTGGCCCGGATCAGCGGCGACATGTTCGCGATCGTCCTGCAGGACATCAACGACCCGGCACAGGCCGACGCCGTCGTCACCCGGATCCGGGACGCCATGCGCGAGCCGGTGCTGATCGGTGACCTGATGGTGCAGCCCCGAGCCGGATTCGGCGTCGCGGTGGCCGAACCGGGCGAGACCGACGCCGACACCCTGCTGCACCGCGCCGGACTCGCGCTGTCCGAGAACCGGGTCAGCGACCGAACGCCGCCCGCACCTCGCTAG
- a CDS encoding isocitrate lyase/PEP mutase family protein has translation MGFRDLHSAGTFLIPNAWDVGSARLLESSGFSAVATTSSGLAASLGKLDQQVTRDELVTHVAAVAAALTVPLSVDGERLFDDITGTVELLAEAGAAGVSIEDYDPATDTIDEFEAAVERVGTAAEVARSNGLVLTARAENLLYGRTDLDDTIARLVAFRDAGADVLFAPGLVSAGDIERVVTAVAAPVNVLIFPGTPSVPELAKLGVRRVSTGGSLAWAAYGALRDAATELLESGTTGYRAQGLTSSEVRAAFGR, from the coding sequence ATGGGATTTCGTGACTTGCACTCGGCCGGGACCTTCCTCATCCCCAACGCTTGGGACGTGGGTTCGGCCCGGTTGCTGGAGTCGTCCGGATTCTCCGCGGTGGCCACCACCTCCTCGGGTCTGGCCGCCAGCCTCGGCAAACTGGACCAGCAGGTGACCAGGGACGAGCTGGTCACGCACGTGGCGGCGGTGGCGGCGGCGCTCACAGTGCCGTTGAGCGTCGACGGGGAGCGGCTGTTCGACGACATCACCGGGACCGTCGAGCTGCTCGCCGAGGCGGGGGCGGCCGGTGTCTCCATCGAGGACTACGACCCGGCGACCGACACGATCGACGAGTTCGAGGCGGCTGTCGAGCGGGTCGGCACGGCCGCCGAAGTCGCGAGGAGCAATGGGCTGGTGCTGACCGCGCGGGCCGAGAACCTGTTGTACGGGCGGACTGATCTGGACGACACCATCGCGCGGCTGGTGGCGTTCCGGGACGCGGGCGCGGACGTGCTGTTCGCTCCCGGCCTGGTGTCGGCCGGCGACATCGAGCGGGTGGTCACAGCGGTCGCCGCGCCGGTCAACGTTCTGATCTTCCCGGGCACCCCGAGCGTGCCGGAGCTGGCGAAACTCGGGGTGCGGCGGGTGTCGACGGGTGGTTCGCTGGCGTGGGCGGCGTACGGCGCGCTGCGGGACGCGGCCACCGAGCTGCTGGAGTCGGGGACGACCGGTTACCGCGCCCAGGGCCTGACCTCTAGCGAGGTGCGGGCGGCGTTCGGTCGCTGA